A stretch of the Desulfobacter sp. genome encodes the following:
- a CDS encoding toxic anion resistance protein, producing the protein MSSLSQELAKVGQQAKAPVLAEVAEAGGQGALTPVQAPNELIPVQPKHLAVEDVQALEAQAQDFLEQVKAEPSDWQLGNFVFSLGREIMEETQTQVSLYDRKMGSVLKNVASNDSSPVGKNILAIKTELDKVNPTTVAKTQMPLPKKMMGLFTRTVNRLPKGDEILSIIAERRETVNSTIDGIRNHLRNEADQVAFDAAELSQICDALKSIQPKLQEQIFLGQIIWEKLVAHTKTVDDPRIKEALTTLTSDLAMAVVDLQTIDNSNLQTRFGGEMMVRNSHLVQRLVQRTDMILSTAVKNALAVRVAAEQQMETLKHLDMVQQAAAETMKDTAKVIGDAAIKGAKMSQSMTVNIQALEEACNSYEQAFETYALISKETISIASQSSNALGEMNERFRARTDALTSRRQD; encoded by the coding sequence ATGAGCAGTCTGTCCCAGGAACTTGCCAAGGTCGGCCAGCAGGCCAAAGCCCCGGTACTCGCAGAGGTAGCCGAAGCCGGCGGCCAGGGGGCCCTGACCCCGGTTCAGGCCCCCAATGAACTCATACCGGTCCAGCCCAAACACCTGGCGGTTGAAGATGTCCAGGCCCTTGAGGCACAGGCCCAGGATTTTCTTGAACAAGTCAAGGCAGAGCCCTCGGACTGGCAGCTGGGAAATTTTGTATTCTCCCTGGGCCGGGAAATCATGGAGGAGACCCAGACCCAGGTCTCCCTTTATGACCGCAAAATGGGCTCTGTCCTGAAAAATGTGGCCTCCAACGACAGTTCCCCTGTGGGAAAAAACATCTTGGCCATCAAAACAGAGCTGGACAAGGTCAACCCCACAACCGTGGCAAAAACACAGATGCCCCTGCCCAAAAAAATGATGGGCCTGTTTACAAGGACCGTGAACCGGCTGCCCAAGGGTGATGAAATCTTGAGCATCATTGCCGAACGGCGGGAAACCGTCAATTCCACCATTGACGGGATAAGAAACCACCTGCGCAACGAGGCGGACCAGGTGGCCTTTGATGCAGCCGAGCTTTCCCAGATATGTGATGCCCTCAAGTCCATCCAGCCCAAACTCCAGGAGCAGATCTTTCTCGGACAGATCATCTGGGAGAAACTGGTTGCCCATACCAAAACCGTTGATGATCCCAGAATCAAAGAGGCCCTGACCACCCTGACCTCGGACCTGGCCATGGCAGTTGTGGATCTCCAGACCATTGACAACTCCAATCTCCAGACCCGGTTCGGCGGTGAAATGATGGTGAGAAACTCCCACCTGGTCCAGCGCCTGGTGCAAAGAACCGACATGATCCTGTCAACGGCTGTAAAAAATGCTCTGGCCGTAAGGGTGGCGGCCGAACAGCAGATGGAAACCCTCAAACACCTGGACATGGTTCAGCAGGCGGCCGCGGAAACCATGAAAGATACGGCAAAGGTCATTGGAGATGCCGCAATCAAAGGGGCCAAGATGAGCCAGAGTATGACCGTGAATATCCAGGCATTGGAAGAGGCATGCAACTCCTATGAACAGGCGTTTGAAACCTATGCCCTGATTTCCAAAGAGACCATCTCCATTGCCTCCCAAAGTTCAAATGCACTGGGAGAAATGAATGAACGATTCAGGGCCAGGACCGATGCCCTGACCTCCAGGCGCCAGGATTAA